TAAAGAATTAATTTGGACTCTACTATAATCAAAGATATTCCcagtttaatgaaaatatatattgtaatttaaaaaatacttgTAGATAGAtcttattctataaataaagaaataatgTGTTTCAACTTGTAAATTGATAAATCGTTTTGTAAAGAATTATAAAATCATCAAGCAAACAACATTATATTTTAGGGAAAAtgtgaaaatttataaatgaataacCATGAAATCTGAAAATTTAACAATCAGTATAAATCCGAATTCCACTAACACTCCATTTGTTTCATAAAAAGACGTTCACGTCTGATCGCTAAAATGCATATGTATCCAGGACACCGTCGTCCAAGCGCCGGCGTTATCTTGATACTGATATAACCCAAATTAGACCGGAAATGGCACCAGTTAACCACCTTTGCCTTAGGAACACTGTAAAAGAAGAACTTTCGAAGAACACGTCTCCAGGGAGACCTAGTCCAATGTTTTATGCCAATGCTACATTCGGAGCCCGCTTTTGGTTTCTTGATCCCTTTTAgttctaaaatttaaatgataagattatagattaaatataacatgactttctaagaatatgtccattagatctattttaaaaaaaattacatatgaatcaaagttgtgacttttgttttaatatataagattaatcAAGTGAAACAAACCACAAGAGTCAAGGGCTGGCCGTATTCGGAGAATATGTGAAAGCTCTCACTATAATGGACAGTCAGTCACATGCGATGTCTCTCTCTATTGTCTTGTATCTGTGatgatttgttatttattttgtaaattctgaatattaattttgtaatatctattatttattttacaaaattgttTGTTTGCAGAGAAAATAATACACATCCTTTTTCATGTTTGATGGGCCcaaataattataaagttttgcTAAAAAAATAAGAGAGGCAGTTTCGAAGTAATTGCGCGGCAAGTGGGAGGAAGAAGGAATGGGTGGACAAGGACAAAAGGAGATTGCTTAGCCATTGAGCGGAAGCTTTTGATCTTAAGAGGCTTCTTTAAAATCTATCAGAATCTATCgacaatattataaatattaacttttttcAGTGTTTTccctaaagaaagaaagaaagaatgagCGATTGGCTTGGGGGAGCTTTGGTCTCTGAGGTTCTAAAAGGTTTGATCCAAGAGGCTAAGACGATGATAGACTTCAAACTCTTGTCTGAAGATCTCGCATCAACTATGGAGAGAATGATTCCTCTTACGGAACAGATCGAAACGATCCAAGGTAAGGCAGACTTTGATCATGGGGATCTCAAGGTACTGAAGCAAACCATCCAAAGAGCTAGGAAAGTGCTTGATAAGTGTCAACGTGGAGGCGTCTGGTTTTACGAGAAACCTCTGGTCTCAAGAAAGATTAAGGGAATCAATAAGGATATGGTCAAGTTCTGCCAGATGGACCTGCAGCTTCATCAGTACAGGAACCAGTTGGGATTGTCCGTTGTGGTGGGGAACATTGATGATAAGGTGGAGGGTTTGAGTAAGAGAATGGACAGCTTGAGTGTTGCTCCTGTGCCAGCTTTTACGGATCATCTTTGTTCTGTTCCAAAGCTTGATAAGCCTCCCGTTGGATTGGATTGGCCTTTGATGGACCTTAAGAAGAGATTCATTGACAATACTACTGCGGCTAGTCTCGTGGTGTCTGCTCCTCCGGGGTGCGGCAAGACCACTCTCGTTACCCACCTTTGCAACAATGTAGATGTCAAAAGTATGCATTTCAAAAGTTTTCcatcttttaagtttttatttatttctaataatCATATACGGTTTCCATTTTTGGCAGGGCATTTCAAGCATATCTTGTTTAATGTTGTGTCAAGTACTCCTAACTTTAGGACCATAGTACAGAATCTAATCCAGTACAACGGTCACGCTCCGCAAACGTTTGAGAACGATACTCAAGCAACCGTTGCCTTGAGAAAAGTGCTGGAGAAACTCACTGAAGACGGTGGTCCTATATTGTTGGTGTTGGATGATGTCTGGCAGGGAGCTGATTCTTTCCTTGAGAAATTTCGTATTAGCGTACGGAATTATAAGGTTTTGGTGACTTCTAGGTCTGAGTTTCGGAGCTTTGGCCCCACTTATAGTCTGAAACCTTTGGAATATGAAAATGCCAGAGCCCTTCTCGTTCAATGGGCATCACGGCCTATTCCTAACAACGCCTCTCCAGATGAGTACGAAAATCTTCTCAAAAAGGTATCAGTAATTCATTCATCTctactaaagtatatatatatatatttttttttttgacgtcaataCTACTAAAGTATATATAGATTAGAATTGTGATTACTTTTATATATAGCTTCACTTTGTCTTGGTATTGGCAGATATTGAAACGTTGCAATGGATTCCCAATCGTAATTGAAGTAGTTGGCGTTTCACTTAAGGGAAAATCTATAAATACATGGAAAGGCCAAGTGGAGAGCTGGTCTggaggaaaaaaaacaattctagATAGCCCTCGGCCTAGTGTGCTTCAATGTCTGCAGCCTAGCTTCAATGCCCTGGATCCTGATCTTAAGGAGTGTTTCATGGACATGGGCTCATCTCTTGAGGACCAAAAGATACGTGCTTCTGTTATTATTGACATATGGATGGAACTATACGGTATTAGCAGCAGTGTCGTGTGCATGAAGTACCTTGAAGACCTTGCCTCCCAGAATCTACTTAAACTTGTTCCTCTCGGGTatgttgttgtttgtttctCTCTTTCCATCTACCATTAGATGAACTTATTACTTATTTCATTTGGTTTTCATCAGCAGAAATGAGCAGGAAGAGGGTTTCTACAATGAGTATTTAGTCACTCAACATGATATCCTTAGGGAGTTGGCTATCCATCAAAGCGGATTAGAAGCATTCTTTGAAAGAAAAAGATTGAATTTGGAGATAAGAGAGGATCAATTTCCAGACTGGTGTTGTTTGAATCAAATGGAGCCTATTATCATCAATGCCTCTCTCTTGTCTATCACTACAGGTATATTCTTCATAGtggttatatttattaatcTCTCTCTGTTGTTTcttgaaatatgattttttttatttttttgttggttaCTACAGATGATTTGTTCTCAGCGAATTGGATTGAAATGGAATGTCCCAATGTTGAGACTTTGATTCTGAACATCTCTTCACAAAACTTTGCATTACCGAGCTTCATTGCTGGAATGAAGAAGCTAAAGGTTCTGATAATCACAAACCACGGTTCTTATCCAGCGAGACTGACCAAATTCTCGTGCCTCAGCTTATTACCGAACCTGAAACGGATCAGACTGGAGAAAGTTTCAGTAACGTTGCTGGACATTCTCCACTTGCAGCTCGTCAGACTGAAGAAGTTGTCTTTGGTTATGTGTAGCTTCGGTGAGGATTTCTACGACATTGAAGATGAAACAGTAGATGTCTCTAGAGCTCTTCCTAGTTTACAAGAGATCGATATAGACTATTGCTACGATCTTGATGAGGTGCCGTATTGGGTCTGTGAAGTTGTTTCGTTGAAGTCACTTAGCATCACGAATTGTAACAAGCTCTCTCTACTTCCTGAAGCTATAGGCAACTTGAGTAGACTACAAGTGTTGAGGCTGAGTTCTTGTATTAATCTCTCTGAGCTGCCTGAAACCATGGAGAGACTCGGGCAATTGCAGTTTCTGGATATTTCTCATTGCTTAGGACTGAGAAAGTTGCCTCTAGAGATTGGGAAGCtgcagaagctgaagaagatgtCGATGAGGAAATGTTGGAGATGCCAGCTGCCGGACTCAGTGAAGAATCTAGAGGATCTGGTGGTTAAATGCGATGAAGAAACTGGGTTGGTCTTGTGG
This genomic interval from Brassica napus cultivar Da-Ae chromosome A6, Da-Ae, whole genome shotgun sequence contains the following:
- the LOC106348562 gene encoding probable disease resistance protein At5g66900 isoform X2, whose product is MSDWLGGALVSEVLKGLIQEAKTMIDFKLLSEDLASTMERMIPLTEQIETIQGKADFDHGDLKVLKQTIQRARKVLDKCQRGGVWFYEKPLVSRKIKGINKDMVKFCQMDLQLHQYRNQLGLSVVVGNIDDKVEGLSKRMDSLSVAPVPAFTDHLCSVPKLDKPPVGLDWPLMDLKKRFIDNTTAASLVVSAPPGCGKTTLVTHLCNNVDVKRHFKHILFNVVSSTPNFRTIVQNLIQYNGHAPQTFENDTQATVALRKVLEKLTEDGGPILLVLDDVWQGADSFLEKFRISVRNYKVLVTSRSEFRSFGPTYSLKPLEYENARALLVQWASRPIPNNASPDEYENLLKKILKRCNGFPIVIEVVGVSLKGKSINTWKGQVESWSGGKKTILDSPRPSVLQCLQPSFNALDPDLKECFMDMGSSLEDQKIRASVIIDIWMELYGISSSVVCMKYLEDLASQNLLKLVPLGNEQEEGFYNEYLVTQHDILRELAIHQSGLEAFFERKRLNLEIREDQFPDWCCLNQMEPIIINASLLSITTDDLFSANWIEMECPNVETLILNISSQNFALPSFIAGMKKLKVLIITNHGSYPARLTKFSCLSLLPNLKRIRLEKVSVTLLDILHLQLVRLKKLSLVMCSFGEDFYDIEDETVDVSRALPSLQEIDIDYCYDLDEVPYWVCEVVSLKSLSITNCNKLSLLPEAIGNLSRLQVLRLSSCINLSELPETMERLGQLQFLDISHCLGLRKLPLEIGKLQKLKKMSMRKCWRCQLPDSVKNLEDLVVKCDEETGLVLWERLKPKMRSLRVHVEEMEHNLNLLHMF
- the LOC106348562 gene encoding probable disease resistance protein At5g66900 isoform X1; this translates as MSDWLGGALVSEVLKGLIQEAKTMIDFKLLSEDLASTMERMIPLTEQIETIQGKADFDHGDLKVLKQTIQRARKVLDKCQRGGVWFYEKPLVSRKIKGINKDMVKFCQMDLQLHQYRNQLGLSVVVGNIDDKVEGLSKRMDSLSVAPVPAFTDHLCSVPKLDKPPVGLDWPLMDLKKRFIDNTTAASLVVSAPPGCGKTTLVTHLCNNVDVKRHFKHILFNVVSSTPNFRTIVQNLIQYNGHAPQTFENDTQATVALRKVLEKLTEDGGPILLVLDDVWQGADSFLEKFRISVRNYKVLVTSRSEFRSFGPTYSLKPLEYENARALLVQWASRPIPNNASPDEYENLLKKILKRCNGFPIVIEVVGVSLKGKSINTWKGQVESWSGGKKTILDSPRPSVLQCLQPSFNALDPDLKECFMDMGSSLEDQKIRASVIIDIWMELYGISSSVVCMKYLEDLASQNLLKLVPLGRNEQEEGFYNEYLVTQHDILRELAIHQSGLEAFFERKRLNLEIREDQFPDWCCLNQMEPIIINASLLSITTDDLFSANWIEMECPNVETLILNISSQNFALPSFIAGMKKLKVLIITNHGSYPARLTKFSCLSLLPNLKRIRLEKVSVTLLDILHLQLVRLKKLSLVMCSFGEDFYDIEDETVDVSRALPSLQEIDIDYCYDLDEVPYWVCEVVSLKSLSITNCNKLSLLPEAIGNLSRLQVLRLSSCINLSELPETMERLGQLQFLDISHCLGLRKLPLEIGKLQKLKKMSMRKCWRCQLPDSVKNLEDLVVKCDEETGLVLWERLKPKMRSLRVHVEEMEHNLNLLHMF